CAGGTTTTTCACAAGGAGATATTATTTCTCAAATTGAAGATATTAGTATTAAAACTACTGCAGATTTTACCAATGCATTGAATAAATACAAAGGTAAAACCAAGAGAATTTTAGTTTATGGCAGCAATGGAGTCAAAACTATTGTCACAAAGTAATTTTTATTTTTTATAAGAACAACTCTAAATTGTTTTAGAGTTGTTCGCTTTATATGCAAAAAAAATCAATATTAATGAAAGAACAAAGAATAAGGCTAAGGGCGGTTTCCAAGAGTTGGAAAGATCATAAATAAACCCTAGAAATATTGGACCTAAAGCAGCGATTAAATAGCCCAAAGATTGTGCCATTCCCGATAAGCGCGCTACATTTTGAGGCGATGAGGCTTTGATTGAGATAAATAAAAGTGCAATGCCAAACACGCCACCCATTGGGAAAGCTAGCAGGATAGTTGCAATAAATATCATAGGAACGCTATTTTGAAAATATAATATTATGAATGCAAGTGCATACATTACGCACAAAAATGCCGTTACGATATGGCGATTTTTATTGCGCACTCTAGCAAGCAACATTGGGGCAAAAAAAGCCACTGGTAATGAACAGAGCTGATAAAGCAGAGTCATATTTGAGGCAAAATAGAGACTGAAGCCTTTTTGAGTGAGAATGGATGGAAACCAAGCGACCACACTATAAAAAATTAGCGATTGAGTTCCCATAAAAAGTGTGATCCACCAGGCTGTTGATGTTTTATGGATAGATATGGAATGGATTGCTTGGGCTTTGTTGGTTTGGTATTTTCTTCTACCTTTTAAGTGCGGGTACCATAGAAATAATGCACATATGGCAATTATGACCCATAGACCCAGTGCATTTTCCCATCCCAAATGCAAAGAAATTGCCATAGGAACGGATGTGCCTGCACCTATGGTTGCAGAGATGACTAAAACAAGCGAATAAATTGCCATTATTTTCCCAAAATTTTTTGGAAATTTTGCTTTGATGACACTTGGAAGCAAAACGTTGGCGATGGCAATCCCTGCTCCCATTATTAAAGTCCCGATAAAAAGGCCGATCTCTCCTGTATAAGAACGAATAATTTCCCCCAGAATAATAGACATAATCCCGTAAAACATCATTTGGGTATATTTGAATTTAGAGGCTAAAGGTGAAAAAAAAGCAAATGCCAAGAGAGGCAGCGTCGTGATGAGACCAGCTGTAGCACTAGAAAAGGAGTATTGTTTTTTAATAAGCTCAATTACAGGTCCTACTGCAGTAATGGGTCCGCGTAAATTGAGTGTGATTAAGACAATTCCAAGGAGAATAAATTGATTGATTTTTGTTTTATTTAGCATATGAACTCCAAAATTAAAGCGTTTATTATACTTTAATTTTCAATCAGAAATTTGCTTATAAATCTCTTCTATTTTATCAACGATTGTAGGTGATCCTCGAAGCAAAGAATGAACATTAAGATAAAACATTTGTCTATTTTGTGCTGTTTTGGTTTTGTTTAGCATCGGGTTTGCTTTAAGAAGATCATCTTGATTGTGTATCCTAATCCCATATAAGATTATTTCGGGATTAGCTTGAAAAATATATTCTTGGGATATCACAGGTCTTTTTCCAATAATGTCTTTGAAGATATTATCAATCCCGATAGTTTTGAAAATATCCCCAGGCAATGTGTTTTGTCCGAACGCCATTAGTGGCGAAGCAGAGTAAAGAAAAACCCCTTTTTTATTTAAAGGGTGTTCGCTTAAGCGTTTGATTTTTTCTTGATACTCAGTGATGATTTTTTTAGCTTTTGCTTCCTTGCCCAAAATATTTCCTAGTGTTTGAATATTTTGAGCGATTTCATTGAGGTTATCTGCTTTTAGATAGATTGTTTTGATATGAAATCTCTCAAGATTTTCTTTCAAACCTAAGCTATAGGAGCTTAAGACAACAATATCAGGCTTGAGGGCGATGATTTGTTCTAAAGATGGGTTGGAAAACGTTCCCACACTTTTTAATTTTGAGGTTTTTTCTTTTGGCTCAATTACGGAATTTTGCATTTTTGCAATGCCTAAGATTTGCTCTTCTCCCCCTAGAAGATAGATAATTTCAACGCTTGCAGGATCTAAAACAATCAAACTTTGCTTTGAAATACCAAAACTAAATATGAGGCACAACACTAATAATATTTTTTTCATTTTTTCTCTTTTTTTAAGATCACAAATGGGCGTTCAAGATGAGCAATTACATCACAGGAAAACCCATAAACTTCTTTTAAAATCTGTGGCTGGAATAAATCTTTCGGACTTCCCTCATAAAAAATTTCTCCATTTTTAAGGAAATATATTTTCATACAAAACAGGCTTGCAAGATTGAGATCGTGCAGAACAGATATGATTGTAATTTGCGATTTTATACAAAGCTCTTCGCAAATCTTCATAATATCAATGGCGTAATTCAAATCAAGCGCACTTGTTGGCTCATCTAGCAATAAGATTTTTGGATCTGATACTAAAGCCCTACCCAAAAGAACCCTTTGAAGCTCTCCGCCACTTAAGGTTAGAACAATGCGATTTTTAAGATGTTTGATGCCAAGCATTTCGGTTATATTTTCAATGCGTTCTTTATCTGAGTCCCATATCCTTTGATAGGGTTTTTTAGGCAGGAATACCTGCCCATATAAAGGACATCTTCTACAGATAGTGGCATTGAAAGTGAAGATTTTTGAGGAAGAAAGCCAATAATACTCGCAAGGCTTTTATATGTGTAGTTTGAAATATCTTGATCAAAGATTTCAATACTGCCTGATGAAGGCTTAAGAATGCCTAATATTTGTTTGATTAAAGTAGTTTTTCCACAGCCGTTAGAGCCAAGTATCCCAATGAATTCGCCTTTTTTTGCATTTAAACGGATATTTTTGAGAACTTTGGAAGCATTGTAGCTAAATGATAAATTTTTTATTTGAATAGTATTTACCATTGTTTTAACTTTTGGCAGAAAGCTAAATATAAAAAAAATGGTGCTCCAAAAAATGCCGTGATGACGCCGATAGGGATTTCTATAGGTGCTAATATCGTTCGACCAAATGTGTCGCAAATAAGCAGAAATACCCCGCCTAAAGCACAAGAGGCTGGAAGTAAAATCGAATGATTGTTTGTTTTTAAAAACATACGCATCATATGGGGGATAATTAATCCTACAAATCCTATCAAGCCACTAAATGCGACACAAAAAGCTACACCCAAAGAAGCAACTATCAGAAGATTTTTTTTACATTCAGACACATTGACCCCTAGGCTTTTGGCTTCATCATCCCCGCTCAATAAAATATTTAACTCAAATCTTTTGTAATAAAAATAAATCATACATCCTATCAATGGAATCAAAAGAATCAAAATTTGATTCCAAGAGGCATTCCCGAGATAACCCATTAGCCAAGCAACGATTTTAAAAGAATCTTCGCCAATAAGATAAATTGCAAAGGTCGTAAAAGCACCCAAAAAAGAAGAGACTGCAATGCCAATGATAAGCAATGTAACAATACTTTGTTTCTTAGAAATATAGAAAATCAACAGAGTAAAAGCTGCACAACAAAAAAATCCAAAGACGCCATAATAAAAATCAGGCATTTTAAGCAGATATGCCAATACAGCCCCAAGAGTTGCACTTGAAGCAATGCCAATGATATAAGGATCAGCAATCGGATTGACAAAAACACTTTGAACGACAAGCCCCGAACTTGCCAATAGCATACCGATAAAAATCGCCATCAAGATTCTAGGTGCTCGGATGTCAAAAAGGATAATTTTTGACATTTCGCTCAAATTACTCCAATCAATACCGACGCTTCCAATGCTTAAAGATAGGAGAATGCTCAGAAGATAAGCCAATGCAATCAGCAAATAAAGCTTAAAAATCATATCTTAACTCTGCATAATAGCTCCTTCCTGCAGCAGGTATATAGCCTGCGGGTATATACATATCTGAACTTTTTGCCAATTGGTAGCTAAAGTATTTGGAATTAAAAATATTGCGAACACCTGCATTCAATTTAAAACCTCCTAGACGATAATTCAATCCTAAATCTGTCAGATTATAAGGCTTCATTTTGCTATAGCTTGAGTCTAGTGTGGGTCCGAAGAAGGAGTTATTAGTAAAAATACTTAGAAGTTCTTTAGATGACTTGATGATATCATAGGCAATCCCGAAAGTAATTTTGTATTCTCTTGCAAGAGGAACTTTTTCTCCTTTATGGATGCCTTTGGTGATCTTTGCGTTGAGATAGGAAATAGATTCGTTGAGGTGGAGGGAATCAGAATCCAATAAATCTTGAATGGCGACTAGTTCTACCCCCAACCTTTGAGTTTTATCAAGATTGGTGTAAGTCCAAGTTGTGCCGTGTTCAATTTGATTGACATTGATTTCATCTTGAGTGAGTGTATAATAAAGCGTTGCACTCAAGTAGCTGTAAGAAAATTCATCTTTCCATCCCAATTCGAATGTGTCATAAACTTCAGGTTTTAGTCCGTTGTAATGAATTCCTGTTTTATCCGAATTGGTGAGTTGATTGGGAGCGGGAGTGATAAAGCCACGTTCGTATTTGGCATATACATTTCCTGTGGAGGAATATTTAAAATTTGGTGTAAGCTCAAGGGCATAATTATTTCTAAAAGTCGTTTTGGAATAATTGGGATCATTTTTTGGCGCACCCTTTCCATTCATAATCATTTGGCTCCATTTGTTTCTATCCATAAAATAATGGCTGATTTCATACCTTGCCCCGCCGCTAAGATCAAATTTTTCAAAGAAAGCGTATCGGTCAAGAATATAGATAGAATTGGCAAGTTTATGCCCATTAATGTCAGTTGTCCAGCTGTGATCCATAGCCATCGGTCTTGGAGATATTGTAGTTATGAAAGAATAGTGTGCTTTGGATTTGCGGTAGGCATTTTGATAAAGCAAATCATAACCAAACATCAGTGTATTTTTACCGGCAATATATTTGGCTTTGGCGTTGAAGCCTGCGGC
This window of the Helicobacter sp. 12S02232-10 genome carries:
- a CDS encoding ABC transporter ATP-binding protein, producing MLGIKHLKNRIVLTLSGGELQRVLLGRALVSDPKILLLDEPTSALDLNYAIDIMKICEELCIKSQITIISVLHDLNLASLFCMKIYFLKNGEIFYEGSPKDLFQPQILKEVYGFSCDVIAHLERPFVILKKEKK
- a CDS encoding iron ABC transporter permease yields the protein MIFKLYLLIALAYLLSILLSLSIGSVGIDWSNLSEMSKIILFDIRAPRILMAIFIGMLLASSGLVVQSVFVNPIADPYIIGIASSATLGAVLAYLLKMPDFYYGVFGFFCCAAFTLLIFYISKKQSIVTLLIIGIAVSSFLGAFTTFAIYLIGEDSFKIVAWLMGYLGNASWNQILILLIPLIGCMIYFYYKRFELNILLSGDDEAKSLGVNVSECKKNLLIVASLGVAFCVAFSGLIGFVGLIIPHMMRMFLKTNNHSILLPASCALGGVFLLICDTFGRTILAPIEIPIGVITAFFGAPFFLYLAFCQKLKQW
- a CDS encoding helical backbone metal receptor, whose protein sequence is MKKILLVLCLIFSFGISKQSLIVLDPASVEIIYLLGGEEQILGIAKMQNSVIEPKEKTSKLKSVGTFSNPSLEQIIALKPDIVVLSSYSLGLKENLERFHIKTIYLKADNLNEIAQNIQTLGNILGKEAKAKKIITEYQEKIKRLSEHPLNKKGVFLYSASPLMAFGQNTLPGDIFKTIGIDNIFKDIIGKRPVISQEYIFQANPEIILYGIRIHNQDDLLKANPMLNKTKTAQNRQMFYLNVHSLLRGSPTIVDKIEEIYKQISD
- a CDS encoding ABC transporter ATP-binding protein, with protein sequence MVNTIQIKNLSFSYNASKVLKNIRLNAKKGEFIGILGSNGCGKTTLIKQILGILKPSSGSIEIFDQDISNYTYKSLASIIGFLPQKSSLSMPLSVEDVLYMGRYSCLKNPIKGYGTQIKNALKI
- a CDS encoding TonB-dependent receptor, with protein sequence MKINFYKILIANFIMLQTLSAVDEMTATLNRVITSATGFDMQLKDEARNILVIDKETLTNKGYQSLDEALRYVPLLTFSNNGFGDNIDLRGQGDKANTAVKVLINRVPINLLDTSHGVTPIGMINIEDIESIEIIPGGGAVVYGNGTRGGVINIVTKQNPKNYANFTLKGGSYETKNGFFGRADISGGKKINEKLFIKGDVSVANTSGYRKGDSLLNFFGGAEIIYKINENQSLNFNANYSHSLSTTSPTITLEEVEKDRTAQGNGRIISPEDFASVSADYRIKTQSWNFDLLGFYQMNNVNYTTDVSTLTTMGLSVPFDQSGSRFFNQAAGFNAKAKYIAGKNTLMFGYDLLYQNAYRKSKAHYSFITTISPRPMAMDHSWTTDINGHKLANSIYILDRYAFFEKFDLSGGARYEISHYFMDRNKWSQMIMNGKGAPKNDPNYSKTTFRNNYALELTPNFKYSSTGNVYAKYERGFITPAPNQLTNSDKTGIHYNGLKPEVYDTFELGWKDEFSYSYLSATLYYTLTQDEINVNQIEHGTTWTYTNLDKTQRLGVELVAIQDLLDSDSLHLNESISYLNAKITKGIHKGEKVPLAREYKITFGIAYDIIKSSKELLSIFTNNSFFGPTLDSSYSKMKPYNLTDLGLNYRLGGFKLNAGVRNIFNSKYFSYQLAKSSDMYIPAGYIPAAGRSYYAELRYDF
- a CDS encoding MFS transporter, producing MLNKTKINQFILLGIVLITLNLRGPITAVGPVIELIKKQYSFSSATAGLITTLPLLAFAFFSPLASKFKYTQMMFYGIMSIILGEIIRSYTGEIGLFIGTLIMGAGIAIANVLLPSVIKAKFPKNFGKIMAIYSLVLVISATIGAGTSVPMAISLHLGWENALGLWVIIAICALFLWYPHLKGRRKYQTNKAQAIHSISIHKTSTAWWITLFMGTQSLIFYSVVAWFPSILTQKGFSLYFASNMTLLYQLCSLPVAFFAPMLLARVRNKNRHIVTAFLCVMYALAFIILYFQNSVPMIFIATILLAFPMGGVFGIALLFISIKASSPQNVARLSGMAQSLGYLIAALGPIFLGFIYDLSNSWKPPLALFFVLSLILIFFAYKANNSKTI